A single genomic interval of Anopheles darlingi chromosome X, idAnoDarlMG_H_01, whole genome shotgun sequence harbors:
- the LOC125957337 gene encoding irregular chiasm C-roughest protein-like translates to MIGLVPSNKANFSMMIIKHRLIESVKKDVLLIGLVLLMTTLKVGCVQKFAMEPQDQTAIVGSRVTLPCRVESKVGELQWTKDDFGLGRFRNLSGFDRYSMVGSDEEGDYSLEIYPLMLEDEARYQCQVGPGKHGLLGIRSKFATLTVLVPPEPPKIVQGDFLVTTEDREIELECVSIGGKPAAEITWIDGHGNVLTKGIEYVKEPMVDTRRFTAKSILKLTPKKEHHNTSFTCQAQNTADRTYRSVKLQLEVKYAPKVSVSVVGGALAGGRIPEGAEVRLSCLADANPNDVSYRWYRGDELIMGDYTTELIIHNISKEYHDAVIKCEVHNAVGKSEESEILDISYGPTFRSRPQSIEADADLKVTFSCDVDGNPPPEIIWIHEATNRIVSNIANITLIVTPETAGNYLCKASVRGFPDVETTAALYLKGPPAIRSPRQQSGAINDNAQIQCDASSVPRAKQVIWTYNGLEVNNENDYTILENHSPEGVRSTLIINNSQRQHFGVYNCTVLNEYGVDSLEIEFTSKETILLPVIIIGSIAGFILVVLVLIIITLCFCGRRGKKKLPPADVIQDHYIPEKTCKDTDRASNVSDLKIDRDHDYSETCSGTDSIVTRLAMSSGGSSNNSGGGIGGNAVNNVGNPNSGVPLAGPVRIPNDYRYSGDYSDSIGNLQAKLGQNNGGYVQYVDYAHDYNIPMHVAGNGQLLNGNLSLTRNRELRQDNGLPSIHNGIGSLSSGMGSLSSGLLNPTLITAPSTIDPRYSATYGNPYLRSSTTHLSPLPPPNTANPAVTPAPPPYSASRHPTVNSRLTMGVNLGVNCNGSGSIVGITSGLTSPESIRSVSNNNVDSSSSVPLQQPSQQQQQQQQQQQPQQQQQQQQQQQQQQQQQQQQQQSNLPASSAAQGQFILPANGDIRKGALATHV, encoded by the exons ATGATTGGATTAGTGCCGTCAAACAAGGCCAATTTTTCAATGATGATTATCAAACACCGACTCATAGAATCTGTAAAAAAGGATGTATTATTGATAGGTTTGGTGCTGTTAATGACAACATTGAAAGTAGGATGTGTACAGAAGTTTGCTATGGAACCACAAGACCAAACAGCCATCGTGGGATCACGAGTTACACTGCCTTGCCGTGTCGAGTCGAAAGTAGGAGAGCTTCAATGGACGAAGGATGACTTTGGCCTGGGAAGATTCCGGAACCTTAGTGGATTTGATCGTTATTCCATGGTCGGTAGTGACGAAGAGGGTGACTATTCGCTCGAGATCTACCCATTAATGTTAGAGGATGAAGCACGCTACCAATGCCAAGTTGGACCAGGCAAACATG GTTTGCTAGGCATCAGATCAAAGTTTGCAACACTTACTGTGCTGGTTCCTCCAGAGCCACCGAAAATTGTACAAGGCGACTTTTTGGTGACTACTGAAGATCGTGAAATCGAACTGGAGTGTGTGTCGATTGGTGGAAAACCTGCTGCTGAGATAACTTGGATAGATGGGCACGGCAACGTGTTGACAAAGGGCATTGAGTATGTTAAGGAGCCTATGGTTGACACCCGTCGTTTCACAgctaaatcaattttaaaactTACGCCAAAAAAAGAGCACCACAACACATCGTTTACGTGCCAAGCTCAAAATACTGCCGATCGTACATATCGCTCAGTTAAACTTCAATTAGAAGTGAAATACGCTCCGAAGGTGAGCGTATCCGTGGTGGGAGGAGCATTGGCAGGAGGTCGCATACCAGAAGGAGCAGAGGTACGTCTCTCCTGCCTCGCAGACGCTAATCCAAACGATGTATCATACAGATGGTACCGCGGAGATGAGTTGATTATGGGTGATTATACGACAGAATTG ATAATACACAATATTTCGAAAGAATACCATGACGCTGTTATAAAATGTGAGGTTCATAACGCTGTCGGCAAGAGTGAAGAGAGCGAGATTCTTGATATCAGTTATGGACCAACTTTTCGTTCCCGACCGCAATCTATTGAAGCGGATGCAGATCTTAAAGTAACATTCAGTTGCGATGTCGATGGGAACCCGCCACCAGAAATAATTTGGATTCACGAGGCTACCAACCGTATCGTCTCGAACATAGCAAATATTACACTTATTGTTACTCCCGAAACAGCTGGCAACTACCTCTGCAAGGCCAGTGTCCGTGGTTTCCCGGACGTAGAAACTACAGCAGCCTTGTATCTTAAGGGACCACCAGCAATTCGTTCACCAAGGCAACAATCAGGAGCGATAAACGACAATGCACAAATACAATGTGACGCATCGTCTGTTCCTCGAGCAAAGCAGGTCATTTGGACATACAATGGGTTAGAAGTAAACAACGAGAACGATTACACTATTCTAGAAAATCATTCTCCAGAGGGAGTAAGATCAACATTGATTATTAATAACAGTCAACGGCAGCATTTTGGCGTCTACAACTGTACTGTACTAAACGAGTACGGCGTCGATTCTCTGGAAATCGAATTCACGTCCAAAGAGACGATCCTTTTACCTGTTATAATCATAGGCTCTATTGCTGGCTTTATATTGGTTGTTCTGGTACTCATCATTATTACGCTCTGTTTTTGCGGACGACGTGGGAAAAAGAAGTTACCACCAGCAGACGTGATTCAAGAT CATTACATACCAGAGAAAACATGTAAGGACACGGACCGTGCATCGAATGTGAGCGatttaaaaatcgatcgagaCCACGATTATTCAGAAACATGTTCAGGCACGGATAGCATTGTAACACGTCTTGCAATGTCCAGTGGTGGAAGCAGCAATAATAGTGGTGGAGGTATTGGCGGAAATGCTGTAAATAACGTTGGAAATCCCAACAGTGGCGTTCCCCTTGCCGGCCCAGTTCGTATTCCAAACGATTATCG ctACTCTGGTGATTATTCAGACAGTATCGGTAATCTGCAAGCAAAGCTCGGCCAAAACAATGGAGGATATGTTCAATATGTGGACTATGCACACGATTATAATATCCCGATGCATGTCGCCGGAAATGGACAGCTACTTAATGGCAATCTATCTCTAACGCGTAATCGAGAATTGCGGCAAGACAACGGTCTACCAAGTATTCACAACGGTATTGGCTCACTTTCTTCTGGAATGGGTTCACTTTCGAGTGGTTTATTGA ATCCTACTCTAATTACCGCCCCGAGTACCATAGATCCACGCTACAGTGCCACATATGGTAATCCTTACCTTCGGAGCAGTACTACTCATCtttcaccactaccaccaccaaataCAGCAAATCCGGCAGttacacctgcaccaccaccttacAGTGCTAGTCGACACCCCACAGTAAATTCTCGGTTAACGATGGGAGTTAACCTTGGCGTCAATTGTAATGGATCGGGCAGTATCGTCGGTATAACATCTGGCTTGACAAGCCCAGAGTCGATCCGGTCGGTTAGCAATAATAATGTTGATTCTTCGAGCTCAGTGCCACTTCAACAaccttcgcagcagcaacaacagcagcagcagcagcagcagccgcaacagcagcaacagcagcaacagcagcagcagcagcagcagcaacagcagcaacagcagcaacagtcaaaCCTACCGGCATCCAGCGCTGCGCAGGGACAGTTCATTTTGCCCGCGAACGGGGATATACGAAAAGGAGCGTTGGCTACACATGTTTAG